One window of Paroedura picta isolate Pp20150507F chromosome 2, Ppicta_v3.0, whole genome shotgun sequence genomic DNA carries:
- the F2 gene encoding prothrombin isoform X1, whose protein sequence is MLRLLLLSSLLHLTVGHDTVFLEQRQASSLLKRSRRANRGFVEELLKGNLERECLEETCTREEAHEALESDDLTKAFWMKYEDCLSQRNVRAVLDECMEGNCALDHGKNYRGTISVTRSGIECQFWSSRFPHKPDFNTTTHSHASLTDNYCRNPNNSSTGPWCYTRDPTVRSEECAIPVCGENRTTVPFTPKIQQEDIKQGHQPCEADHGLGYTGTLSVTLSGAQCLPWASEKARQLSRGASFLPDVHLLENYCRNPDDDDEGVWCYIDHPNTTFEYCDLHYCENSPEDVDESLGGRTDIQQRELFFDPRTFGQGEADCGLRPLFEKKKIADDSEQELLESMDGRIVKGQEAQSGSAPWQVMLFRKSPQGLLCGASLISDRWILTAAHCIFYPPWDKNFTEDDLVVRIGKHNRKIHEKNRERIVMLDKIILHPKYNWKENLDRDIALLRLKKAVPFSDYIQPVCLPTKETVQSLLLTGYKGRVTGWGNLLETWTSSSNALPVNLQLVNLPIVDRATCKASTKIKITDNMFCAGYSPEDTKRGDACEGDSGGPFVMKNPQDNRWYQVGIVSWGEGCDRDGKYGFYTHVFRLKKWLKKIVEKHRI, encoded by the exons ATGCTGAGGCTCCTTCTCCTATCCAGCCTCCTGCACCTCACAGTGGGTCATGACACAG TCTTTCTCGAGCAGAGGCAAGCCTCCTCCTTGCTGAAACGGTCCCGACGTGCCAACCGGGGATTTGTGGAAGAGCTTCTTAAAGGCAACCTAGAACGAGAATGTTTGGAAGAAACGTGCACCAGGGAAGAGGCTCATGAAGCCCTTGAGTCCGATGACTTAACA AAAGCATTCTGGATGAAATATGAAG ATTGTTTGTCTCAGAGGAATGTCAGAGCCGTTCTGGATGAATGCATGGAAG GTAACTGTGCACTAGATCACGGGAAAAACTACAGGGGAACTATTTCTGTCACCAGATCAGGAATTGAATGCCAATTCTGGTCCAGCAGATTTCCTCACAAGCCTGa CTTCAACACAACAACCCACTCGCATGCCAGCCTGACAGACAACTACTGCCGGAATCCAAACAACAGTTCAACAGGACCTTGGTGCTACACCCGCGACCCAACAGTGCGATCAGAAGAGTGTGCTATTCCTGTGTGTG GTGAGAACCGAACTACAGTTCCATTTACTCCAAAAATTCAACAAGAAGACATAAAGCAGGGACACCAACCTTGTGAAGCTGATCATGGACTGGGGTATACTGGGACCCTCTCTGTCaccctctctggggcacagtgcttGCCATGGGCCTCTGAAAAAGCAAGGCAGCTAAGCCGTGGGGCATCCTTCCTGCCAGATGTACATCTCCTGGAGAACTATTGTCGCAACCCAGATGATGACGATGAAGGCGTCTGGTGCTACATAGACCATCCAAATACCACCTTTGAATACTGTGACTTGCACTACTGTG AAAACTCTCCAGAGGATGTGGATGAATCATTAGGAGGCCGGACAGACATCCAACAACGTGAACTCTTCTTTGATCCTAGGACATTTGGCCAAGGTGAAGCAG ACTGTGGTCTCCGTCCCTTGTTTGAGAAAAAGAAGATTGCAGACGATTCTGAACAAGAGCTCCTAGAATCCATGGATGGCCGAATTGTAAAGGGACAAGAGGCTCAGTCAGGCAGTGCTCCTTG GCAAGTGATGCTGTTCAGGAAAAGCCCTCAAGGCTTGCTGTGTGGCGCCAGCCTCATCAGTGATCGCTGGATCCTGACCGCCGCTCATTGTATCTTCTACCCGCCCTGGGATAAGAACTTCACGGAAGATGACCTTGTTGTGCGGATTGGCAAACATAACAGGAAAAT ACATGAGAAGAACAGGGAAAGAATCGTCATGCTAGACAAAATTATCCTCCATCCCAAGTATAACTGGAAGGAGAATCTGGATCGGGATATTGCGCTGTTGCGCTTGAAGAAGGCAGTTCCTTTCAGCGACTACATCCAGCCAGTCTGCTTGCCCACCAAAGAAACGGTACAAAG TCTGCTGTTGACAGGGTACAAAGGACGTGTGACTGGCTGGGGAAACCTTCTTGAGACCTGGACTTCCAGCAGTAATGCCTTACCCGTAAATTTGCAATTGGTGAACCTCCCCATTGTAGATCGAGCCACATGTAAGGCATCAACCAAAATTAAAATCACAGACAACATGTTCTGTGCAG GGTACAGTCCTGAAGACACTAAGAGAGGGGATGCATGTGAAGGTGACAGCGGGGGCCCGTTTGTCATGAAG AACCCACAAGATAACAGGTGGTATCAGGTGGGCATCGTCTCATGGGGAGAAGGCTGTGACCGTGATGGTAAATATGGATTCTATACCCACGTGTTCCGTCTGAAGAAGTGGCTGAAAAAAATTGTAGAGAAACATCGAATTTAA
- the F2 gene encoding prothrombin isoform X2, with product MKYEDCLSQRNVRAVLDECMEGNCALDHGKNYRGTISVTRSGIECQFWSSRFPHKPDFNTTTHSHASLTDNYCRNPNNSSTGPWCYTRDPTVRSEECAIPVCGENRTTVPFTPKIQQEDIKQGHQPCEADHGLGYTGTLSVTLSGAQCLPWASEKARQLSRGASFLPDVHLLENYCRNPDDDDEGVWCYIDHPNTTFEYCDLHYCENSPEDVDESLGGRTDIQQRELFFDPRTFGQGEADCGLRPLFEKKKIADDSEQELLESMDGRIVKGQEAQSGSAPWQVMLFRKSPQGLLCGASLISDRWILTAAHCIFYPPWDKNFTEDDLVVRIGKHNRKIHEKNRERIVMLDKIILHPKYNWKENLDRDIALLRLKKAVPFSDYIQPVCLPTKETVQSLLLTGYKGRVTGWGNLLETWTSSSNALPVNLQLVNLPIVDRATCKASTKIKITDNMFCAGYSPEDTKRGDACEGDSGGPFVMKNPQDNRWYQVGIVSWGEGCDRDGKYGFYTHVFRLKKWLKKIVEKHRI from the exons ATGAAATATGAAG ATTGTTTGTCTCAGAGGAATGTCAGAGCCGTTCTGGATGAATGCATGGAAG GTAACTGTGCACTAGATCACGGGAAAAACTACAGGGGAACTATTTCTGTCACCAGATCAGGAATTGAATGCCAATTCTGGTCCAGCAGATTTCCTCACAAGCCTGa CTTCAACACAACAACCCACTCGCATGCCAGCCTGACAGACAACTACTGCCGGAATCCAAACAACAGTTCAACAGGACCTTGGTGCTACACCCGCGACCCAACAGTGCGATCAGAAGAGTGTGCTATTCCTGTGTGTG GTGAGAACCGAACTACAGTTCCATTTACTCCAAAAATTCAACAAGAAGACATAAAGCAGGGACACCAACCTTGTGAAGCTGATCATGGACTGGGGTATACTGGGACCCTCTCTGTCaccctctctggggcacagtgcttGCCATGGGCCTCTGAAAAAGCAAGGCAGCTAAGCCGTGGGGCATCCTTCCTGCCAGATGTACATCTCCTGGAGAACTATTGTCGCAACCCAGATGATGACGATGAAGGCGTCTGGTGCTACATAGACCATCCAAATACCACCTTTGAATACTGTGACTTGCACTACTGTG AAAACTCTCCAGAGGATGTGGATGAATCATTAGGAGGCCGGACAGACATCCAACAACGTGAACTCTTCTTTGATCCTAGGACATTTGGCCAAGGTGAAGCAG ACTGTGGTCTCCGTCCCTTGTTTGAGAAAAAGAAGATTGCAGACGATTCTGAACAAGAGCTCCTAGAATCCATGGATGGCCGAATTGTAAAGGGACAAGAGGCTCAGTCAGGCAGTGCTCCTTG GCAAGTGATGCTGTTCAGGAAAAGCCCTCAAGGCTTGCTGTGTGGCGCCAGCCTCATCAGTGATCGCTGGATCCTGACCGCCGCTCATTGTATCTTCTACCCGCCCTGGGATAAGAACTTCACGGAAGATGACCTTGTTGTGCGGATTGGCAAACATAACAGGAAAAT ACATGAGAAGAACAGGGAAAGAATCGTCATGCTAGACAAAATTATCCTCCATCCCAAGTATAACTGGAAGGAGAATCTGGATCGGGATATTGCGCTGTTGCGCTTGAAGAAGGCAGTTCCTTTCAGCGACTACATCCAGCCAGTCTGCTTGCCCACCAAAGAAACGGTACAAAG TCTGCTGTTGACAGGGTACAAAGGACGTGTGACTGGCTGGGGAAACCTTCTTGAGACCTGGACTTCCAGCAGTAATGCCTTACCCGTAAATTTGCAATTGGTGAACCTCCCCATTGTAGATCGAGCCACATGTAAGGCATCAACCAAAATTAAAATCACAGACAACATGTTCTGTGCAG GGTACAGTCCTGAAGACACTAAGAGAGGGGATGCATGTGAAGGTGACAGCGGGGGCCCGTTTGTCATGAAG AACCCACAAGATAACAGGTGGTATCAGGTGGGCATCGTCTCATGGGGAGAAGGCTGTGACCGTGATGGTAAATATGGATTCTATACCCACGTGTTCCGTCTGAAGAAGTGGCTGAAAAAAATTGTAGAGAAACATCGAATTTAA